A region of the Thermoplasmata archaeon genome:
AGGACCTGTCCGCTGATTACAGATCGCTGGACAGACTGCGTGACCTCCCCAATGTGGAATGCTACGCTCCGGAGGGTGTGAACCATATATTCAGAGAGGTCGACGACGGCAACAGCATCCTGAACGTCAAGAAGCAGTATGCGAGAATCTCCAAGAATCCGGTCCACAAAGGGACAGAGGATAAGATGCATGAGTGGCTGTCGCAGTTCAACTGAACAGCTTCCTGCTTTCAGACCCTTCTAACGTATATGCTAAAGGATTGACCATGCGGCGCCCTTGTAAAGGGGCCGCATGGTCAAGTTTCAATCAGTTATTGCGGTGGGTCCGAGAATATACCAAACCTATGATACCGATCACTGCCACGATGGCGATAATCAGAACGATGGCGGCCACGGGGAATGGCTCACCTTCCATACCCGTCACAGTTATGGAGATCTCGGTCGTATGTCCTCCATATGTCATGGACACCTTGATATCGCTCGGTTTCAGAGGAGTGTCCAAGGATGGACTGAAGGAGAATTCGGACTCACTGCCTTCGTATCCCACGATTGCCGCGGATCCGTCGTTGTACGTCACCATGATCTTCATTCCTTTCGGTTCGAACATATCCCCTTCTGCATAGGTGACCTTATCGGGGGTTTCCCATACGGCGACATCGCTGATGGTGACCGTCTTGAACGAAGCTGTTATGTCCGTATCCTTCAAGATGTGTTGACCGTCTTCGACCGACCAGGAGTCGAATGCATATCCTGCATCCGCGATCGCTTTAACGACCTTCGCGCTGGAGCCGCTGCCTATGATCAGCATGCTGCCGTTCAAGGACACTTTGGAATTCAAAGGTACGGTCATCGAATCAGCGCTGACATGCCCGCCGGCCGTCGAACCGAACGTTACGGTGACAGGTATGACCGGCACCGGTTTTGGTCTAGGATCGTGGTTGGTCGCTGTCAGCGTACCATTCTCGAATTTGATGTCGTAGTTGTCAGAACTGACTCCGCTCGGAACTATGGGATACTTACCTGCAGGTGACGAGGTGGTGTAGCTGCACTCAATCAGTAGCGTTCCGTCCAGATCGCTCATCCCCTCTCCGTCTACGAATCCGTTCGCTGTCACGGTGTAGGGTCCGGCAGGGTCTCCCACATATACCTCCTGATCGTCCGCGATGATGGTGAGCGATGCCTTTGAGATCGTCCAGGGCAGCTCGAAAGGACCAGTCGTGTTATCGGACCAGCTGTAGCCCGCCTTGGGTGTGATCACTGCGATATAGTCGCCAGGAAGTGTCGCTTCGTTGCCTGTGACGGTGAATCCGTAGCTGTCGGTTATCGCTATCAATGGATGACCTGCATACGCCAGACCGTGTATGGGCAGGGGCTTATCGATCTTGATGTCCCCGCAGTTGATCTCCCCATCCTCCAGGATGAAATCGTAGTTTTTGGCCGAGAACGTTCCGCCGAGGATTATATCGTAATCCCCGGCAGGAGAGCCGGCAGTGTAACTGCATGTGAATGTAGGGGAGTTCTGTGTTAACACCGAAATGTCATCGGTCCCCTTGAAGCCTTCGAACGATACAGTGAATGGCTGCGCAGGTTCTCCTACCTGGACCACTTGGTTGTTCGCCCTCACGACCAATTTGGCAGGATAGATCTCCCATGGAATATGACATTCGCGGACACCAGGGGATCCTGTCCATTCGAATCCGACATCGAGGTTTGCTGTTGCGACATTTTGCTGCCCTCTGGTCGCATCGGTGCTTGTATTGCCAGTTATGGTATACCCGGTACCCGACGGTACACCTGTTTTCACAGTGGAGTCGTATGTCACTTGAACGGGTGCAGGCTTATCGATGACTGTACCTTTGATAGTGAACATATGGTGCCCCGGGTAGAATGTGACATTGTAGTTTCCTTGTTCTGCAGCACCTGTGACCGTTATGTCGTATTCGCCTATAGCCTCCTCGTGGGTGCATGCCGCCTGATAGCTCACGGCAAAATTGTTGACGAGACCGTGGACGGTCACGGAGTCATTGAAATCAGGATCGGTATCCCAGACATTTTTGACCAATTCTTTGTCTGCCCTGACCCTGATATCCAAAGGAGCTATTGTCCAGTCAATGTTGTATGGATCACGACTAGAGGTGGTTTCCCACTCATATCCGACCTTGATCGTGACTGTTGCCGTATAAGGAGTCGCCCTGGTAGCATCAGTCGCACGGTTTCCCGTGATCGTATATGCCTCCGGAAGCTCTGCCACACCAATCTGCTCATGACCATTGTATATCAATCCGGTCTTGGCCACAGGGCGAGGGATCTTCTCTCCTTCGATGTAGAACTTCTCAGCACTTTGGAACGTTACAGTGTAATTCCCCTGACTCGTGTCACCAGCGACAGTTATCAAGTAGTCTCCGATAACCTCCCCGTCTGCACGGGATGTTGTGAAACTCACCGTATCAGTACCGAGGGTTCCTTCGACAACAACGGAAGCATCAAAATTAGCAGGATCTGACGCGCCGACTTCCTTCACCACCCTGTGTTTCACTATGACATCGACAGGCTTCTGGGCAATGGACCATTCTATGATGA
Encoded here:
- a CDS encoding leucine-rich repeat domain-containing protein — its product is MMALIFLMLMLSATIVVLNGAENTVFADTESELYYDFDEATGEATLNRNNRYVNIEHVVIPETVVSPNGVTCTVVAIAEKAFGNVDGFMHNESIVSVTIPSTVKTIGQYAFGRCSSLTSVHLSEGLETIDKFAFWKTSVENLIIPESVTFMGQSICEECHYLETVEARSTAPLGDFAFKNCYSLESATIHSAGTGRSAFGGCTSLKNVVMMDGLTVLGDFVFNGDQDLYRIEFPDTLTTMPSNIFNYTSTESSGQMFHFFDENDQELALTVENMKGKVWQKFGDRFMQVTRLMLDGNGGTLTCVADQYIRVKDPVTITNPTRSGYIFGGWDPAIPATMPSTNVSSKAIWKVEVPTPYTEPFIFDNTTRTALHNNLTYTVSGEVSGKDAKKYTATATLTNPENSQWADGWSSASRTIEWEIKPKQVTVEADITIGKQVGAADPDFRNAVSVEGIVPGDSFEPVFTVSCPHPECKGTYEIVVTGARYQGNYDISFHSGNVFLIEAHEIHKPVAKTGLVYDGNEHWGTEPGVGYDLTGEFKGTNSTTVTGHSYKATATLKTGYQWIESPEERDPLIIEWTIAQKPVTVKSVIPISKSYLSGDPDLKTSIVIEGLIGSDAIEYNISREAGENVGKYTIDVSGNSSQGNYKITFYDGVKLFSIVSNVIEKPVARTGLVYNGLLQIGVPAGVGYTLSGEFKGTNATEFVGHTYKANVTIEDGYEWSDSPTERDPFIIEWSIAQKPVDVIVKHRVVKEVGASDPANFDASVVVEGTLGTDTVSFTTSRADGEVIGDYLITVAGDTSQGNYTVTFQSAEKFYIEGEKIPRPVAKTGLIYNGHEQIGVAELPEAYTITGNRATDATRATPYTATVTIKVGYEWETTSSRDPYNIDWTIAPLDIRVRADKELVKNVWDTDPDFNDSVTVHGLVNNFAVSYQAACTHEEAIGEYDITVTGAAEQGNYNVTFYPGHHMFTIKGTVIDKPAPVQVTYDSTVKTGVPSGTGYTITGNTSTDATRGQQNVATANLDVGFEWTGSPGVRECHIPWEIYPAKLVVRANNQVVQVGEPAQPFTVSFEGFKGTDDISVLTQNSPTFTCSYTAGSPAGDYDIILGGTFSAKNYDFILEDGEINCGDIKIDKPLPIHGLAYAGHPLIAITDSYGFTVTGNEATLPGDYIAVITPKAGYSWSDNTTGPFELPWTISKASLTIIADDQEVYVGDPAGPYTVTANGFVDGEGMSDLDGTLLIECSYTTSSPAGKYPIVPSGVSSDNYDIKFENGTLTATNHDPRPKPVPVIPVTVTFGSTAGGHVSADSMTVPLNSKVSLNGSMLIIGSGSSAKVVKAIADAGYAFDSWSVEDGQHILKDTDITASFKTVTISDVAVWETPDKVTYAEGDMFEPKGMKIMVTYNDGSAAIVGYEGSESEFSFSPSLDTPLKPSDIKVSMTYGGHTTEISITVTGMEGEPFPVAAIVLIIAIVAVIGIIGLVYSRTHRNN